A window from gamma proteobacterium SS-5 encodes these proteins:
- a CDS encoding glutamine--tRNA ligase/YqeY domain fusion protein: MSSEAPKAGSNFIRQIIDQDLASGKHDQVHTRFPPEPNGYLHIGHAKSIVLNFGIAQDYQGKCNLRFDDTNPHKENQEFVEAIKTDVRWLGFDWQDRLFFASDYFEQLYQFALELIDQGLAYVCELDAEQTRLYRGTLKEPGRNSPYRERGSGENRDLFQRMRAGEFPDGSKVLRAKIDMASPNINLRDPVLYRIRHGVVHHQTGAQWCLYPMYDYTHPISDALEGVTHSLCTLEFEDHRPFYDWVLAHLSVPCQPQQIEFSRLNLEYTVVSKRKLTQLVSEGHVSGWDDPRMPTLAGLRRRGYTPAAIREFCQRIGVTKAENRVEMGVLENCIRDDLDAKAPRRMAVLRPLKLVIENYPADRLELLEAANHPKDEAQGSRQIAFSREIYIDHDDFVEVAPNKKWKRLVAGGEVRLRNAYVIKCEQVIKDASGTISELRCSYDPATLGANPEGRKIKGVIHWVSASHSLEAEVRLYDRLFNRPNPEQVEEGGDFLDAVNPDSLRILSGCRLEQALAEAQPGEPVQFEREGYFNRDPEPGRLVFNRTVGLRDSWAKIEQEQASA, from the coding sequence ATGAGCAGCGAAGCCCCCAAGGCCGGCAGCAACTTCATTCGCCAGATCATCGACCAGGACCTGGCCAGCGGCAAACATGACCAGGTGCATACCCGCTTTCCGCCGGAGCCCAACGGCTACCTGCACATTGGTCACGCCAAATCCATAGTGCTCAACTTCGGCATCGCCCAGGACTATCAGGGCAAGTGCAACCTGCGCTTTGACGATACCAATCCGCACAAGGAGAACCAGGAGTTTGTCGAGGCGATCAAGACCGACGTGCGCTGGCTGGGCTTCGACTGGCAGGATCGTCTTTTCTTCGCCTCCGACTACTTCGAGCAGCTGTATCAATTCGCCCTGGAGCTGATCGATCAGGGCCTGGCCTACGTCTGCGAACTGGACGCCGAGCAGACCCGCCTCTATCGCGGCACCCTCAAGGAGCCGGGGCGCAACAGCCCCTATCGCGAGCGCGGCAGCGGCGAGAATCGCGACCTGTTCCAGCGCATGCGCGCCGGTGAATTCCCCGATGGCAGCAAGGTGCTGCGCGCCAAGATCGACATGGCCTCGCCCAACATCAATCTGCGTGACCCGGTGCTCTACCGCATCCGCCACGGCGTGGTGCATCACCAGACCGGTGCTCAGTGGTGCCTGTATCCCATGTACGACTACACCCACCCCATCTCCGATGCCCTGGAGGGGGTTACCCACTCCCTCTGCACCCTGGAGTTCGAGGACCACCGCCCCTTCTACGACTGGGTGCTGGCGCACCTCAGCGTGCCCTGCCAGCCGCAGCAGATCGAATTCTCCCGCCTCAACCTGGAATACACCGTGGTGAGCAAGCGCAAGCTCACCCAGCTAGTCAGCGAAGGCCATGTCAGCGGCTGGGATGACCCGCGCATGCCCACCCTGGCCGGCCTGCGTCGGCGCGGCTACACCCCGGCGGCGATCCGCGAATTCTGCCAGCGCATCGGTGTCACCAAGGCGGAAAACCGGGTGGAGATGGGCGTGCTGGAAAACTGCATCCGCGATGACCTGGACGCCAAGGCCCCCCGCCGCATGGCGGTGCTGCGCCCGCTCAAGCTGGTGATCGAAAACTACCCGGCAGACCGGCTGGAGCTGCTTGAAGCGGCCAACCACCCCAAGGATGAAGCCCAGGGCAGCCGCCAGATTGCCTTCAGCCGCGAGATCTACATCGACCATGATGACTTCGTCGAAGTGGCCCCCAACAAGAAATGGAAGCGGCTGGTGGCCGGTGGCGAGGTACGCCTGCGCAACGCCTACGTGATCAAATGCGAGCAGGTGATCAAGGACGCCAGCGGCACCATCAGCGAGCTGCGCTGCAGCTACGACCCCGCCACCCTCGGCGCCAATCCTGAGGGCCGCAAGATCAAGGGCGTGATCCACTGGGTATCCGCCAGCCACAGCCTGGAAGCCGAGGTGCGCCTGTACGACCGCCTGTTCAATCGCCCCAACCCGGAGCAGGTGGAGGAGGGCGGTGATTTTCTCGACGCGGTCAACCCCGACTCGCTGCGGATCCTCAGCGGCTGCCGCCTGGAACAAGCCCTGGCCGAGGCCCAGCCCGGCGAACCGGTGCAGTTCGAGCGCGAGGGCTACTTCAACCGCGATCCCGAGCCGGGCCGGCTGGTGTTCAACCGCACCGTCGGCCTGCGCGACAGCTGGGCCAAGATCGAGCAGGAGCAGGCGTCTGCATAG
- a CDS encoding ATP-binding protein gives MKRKKLPTGIYTFAKIRGEDYYYVDKTPFALQLIEEGSYYFLSRPRRFGKSLFLDTLAELFQANEPLFRGLYAHEHWDWGIKYPVIRLSFGGGLMRDRAQLEAKFRELLDINQAKLGISCRQPTAPGCFAELIQRAAQKYGQRVVILVDEYDKPIVDNLTQPELAREMRDGLRNFYSVIKDNDAQIKFAFITGVSKFSKVSIFSGLNNLEDITLNVGYSAICGYTEDDLDEVFAPELEGLDRQQIRDWYNGYNWTGEAVYNPFDLLLLLRNRQFRAYWFETGTPTFLIDVLTQRQTFSPKISAWHATEALLSRFDVDDMATEALLWQTGYLTIHGQRQVGAARVEYRLGYPNLEVESALNEALLSRLYGNASLASESVSRLYDTLMSGDFEQLRQHFHSLYAGIPHDWYRNNPITQYEGYWASVFYSHFAALGLDIRLEDATNQGRLDMALLFNGQVWLFEFKVVELAPEGKALEQLKAKHYAEKYLSLKQPIHLIGIEFSREQRNLVGFEVESLA, from the coding sequence ATGAAACGCAAAAAACTCCCTACCGGCATCTACACCTTCGCCAAGATCCGTGGCGAGGACTATTACTATGTGGACAAAACCCCCTTTGCCCTGCAGTTGATCGAAGAGGGCAGCTATTACTTCCTATCCCGCCCACGCCGCTTTGGCAAATCCCTTTTTCTCGATACCCTGGCCGAGCTGTTTCAGGCCAATGAGCCGCTGTTTCGCGGTCTCTATGCCCATGAGCACTGGGATTGGGGCATCAAGTATCCCGTTATTCGCCTGAGCTTTGGCGGTGGCCTGATGCGCGATCGGGCGCAGCTAGAGGCCAAGTTCCGCGAATTGCTCGACATCAACCAGGCCAAGCTGGGCATCAGCTGCCGCCAACCCACCGCTCCGGGCTGTTTTGCCGAGCTGATCCAGCGTGCCGCGCAAAAATACGGCCAGCGCGTGGTCATTCTGGTGGACGAGTACGACAAGCCTATCGTGGATAACCTGACCCAACCCGAGCTGGCCCGTGAGATGCGCGATGGCCTGCGCAATTTCTACTCGGTAATCAAGGACAACGACGCCCAGATCAAATTCGCCTTCATCACCGGCGTTTCCAAGTTCAGTAAGGTGAGCATCTTCTCCGGCCTGAACAATCTGGAAGACATCACCCTGAATGTCGGCTATTCGGCGATCTGCGGTTATACGGAAGATGACCTGGATGAGGTATTCGCCCCGGAGCTGGAAGGCCTGGACCGGCAACAAATTCGCGATTGGTACAATGGCTACAACTGGACCGGAGAGGCGGTGTATAACCCTTTCGACCTGTTGTTGTTACTGCGCAACCGTCAATTTCGCGCCTACTGGTTTGAAACCGGCACGCCGACCTTCCTCATCGACGTACTCACCCAGCGCCAGACCTTCAGCCCCAAGATCAGCGCCTGGCACGCCACCGAGGCCCTGCTATCGCGCTTTGATGTGGACGACATGGCCACCGAGGCCCTGCTGTGGCAGACCGGGTACTTGACCATCCACGGTCAGCGTCAGGTGGGCGCTGCCCGCGTCGAATACCGGCTCGGCTATCCCAATCTGGAGGTGGAAAGCGCCCTCAACGAGGCCCTGCTCAGCAGGCTCTACGGTAACGCCAGCCTGGCCAGCGAGTCAGTCAGCCGTCTTTACGATACCTTGATGAGCGGCGATTTCGAGCAACTGCGCCAGCACTTCCACAGCCTCTATGCCGGCATCCCCCACGACTGGTACCGCAACAACCCCATCACCCAGTACGAAGGCTACTGGGCCAGCGTCTTCTACAGCCACTTCGCCGCCCTGGGACTCGATATTCGCCTGGAGGATGCCACCAATCAGGGCCGACTGGACATGGCTCTACTGTTCAACGGTCAGGTCTGGCTGTTCGAGTTCAAGGTGGTGGAGTTGGCGCCGGAGGGCAAGGCGCTGGAACAGCTGAAGGCCAAGCATTACGCTGAAAAATATCTGAGCCTCAAGCAGCCGATTCACCTCATCGGCATCGAATTCAGCAGGGAGCAACGCAATTTGGTGGGGTTTGAGGTAGAGTCCCTGGCCTGA
- a CDS encoding VCBS repeat-containing protein: protein MANPTFSKTSGTGKATLNISTHTTPTDFSEAMVVNSDGSIILAGSTANATRSGSYSFALAKYAPNGTLYTTWGTNGVTVPLIATDSGFGNDQIRAMALDSDGKIVVSGISSNGANTDFTVARFNADGSFDTTFNTTGYAQIAFDGDTTNNTTNTDGANDLVIQPDGKILVVGYTQNGTSDYELAMARFNSDGSLDNTFGTGGKVITNTSTSDRIYAVSLDSLGNIYVAAPYEGGPGFSIVKYTSAGAIETTFGTNGVVQTDFGVIESGLDISVMSDDKLLVSGLTLNTTTSRYDFAMARYNANGTLDTSFDTDGILTTTSGTTRMDDVTHYVDTTNGHIYVGGMIIVDWSNNSYDFAIVRYNYNDGSLDTSFGTDGIASIDFANDWDTFKDITVSGEKILITGSATTTNGSDMAIARLNADGTLDTTFGAAATVNSLDGTPSYTEDGAAVILDADVEISDDDLNGTNFDGTTLTLARNGGAAAEDQFSGAGMVAGQASGTVTVSSTDIGTYTWTGGTLVISFNTSATQALVNEAMQAIAYSNSNDTPPASVQIDWTFDDGTSAQATGSTTVSITASNDAPTVSNLSGEAPSGRVDVATTLDVDGNAAISDPDSADLDTGTLTITTASGTADGNLSLDGTNAKAGTTEGAADGTLVAGDTVYVGTTAVGTVDGTKTGQAGADLTITFNASATPSLISTLVQNLAYTTATTGTRTFDVAVSDGDGGTSTTSTVTLTVSPAPTVVNTGGDAVQVTEGGATDSYTLVLDTAPTDDVTITLTTTNQVSVDNSTLTFTTANWDTPQTVTVTAVDDSIGEGPHFGAITHSVSSSDGAYNGLSIDNVSVQIADNDLPVANPAYQAVQDNPFDLTAFAYFPNLTFVDIDGDGDLDAFGGNDSRLSGTTGRVLFFENIGDATNPAFAAPSSNVFGLSSSTLYSNASPTFGDIDADGDLDAFLGDVNGWLHYFENTGSATSPAFVAPETASPYNPFSLPNSSSYSQPELVDIDADGDLDLFVGLDAGTTLYYENTGDANSPTFATTAVSTPFGIPDIGGVASGEAASPSFADIDGDGLLDALIGADDGNLYLFKNTGNATTPDFSSTAVTNPFGLADVGSKSTPAFADIDGDGDLDLFIGEYYGDVRYYQNGETKYDPVFGTGSTQVSVFAYPDLNGTDSSPGTGNENANLASIVQKIINDGGDYTLDTSITDFAATDFSTKLNASGFFFMTDMEKADPTSTAFLPTSAQTTIRDWVSSGGVMMMTATGGSDDTTFLNSIFGWDLTTETGTTWGLNTTNAAGTPFAGGPASLDNPSATDAIGKGTVSSFKPIYGTDASATVATMTYGSGTVIFLGYDYYDSGFAGTGFIDNTQYTVDVSDGFENTNAWVTEMIPRAMQYSANLSSGYSLTQSGAALTANDSIPVSDANTTDTVSVSVTALATQQKDSGGNNVASHASTPDNATLLAMLSVSPTPVINNSSTQGTLNWSFDSGSTTFGYLGAGEQLVLTYTLTANDGDGGTATKDLEFAINGANDIPVLANLNGDAPSGAIDTVIALDADGDASISDIDSADFNTGTLTVTTTSGGTTDGNLSLDGTNAKAGDAEGTANGTIVAGDKVFVGATEVGTVGNTDNDGQGGNTLTITFNASATPTEVNTLLQNLSYTSSTGGTREFAVVVTDGDGGTSATSTVSLTLNANTAPEITSNGGGETAALNVTENTTAVTTLTATDADSDTVTYSLSGGADRAKFSINANNGVLTFAEPPDFETPTDSDTNNSYLVEVTASDSNGGTDVQTLAVTVTDVDETPPTPPPPPPAPEPEPEPEPEPEPEPEPEPEPETETVDGTSVSTTTTNNGGSTTTTTSVPIVEPEREEEIDATPLADIPLVQGNDGEPVLQVSLPVGVGVTAQSVTGTNAGTLRDLLIAASNPRVDEEQVFDEILQAGIDAYVPTVQNEQEVTVRTVTFESNGSVPTQPIRVTGATGTGEDDEQNPNRQEALVIDVSNLPSGTVIEFDKVEFAIIIGAVRVSGGEGRNFVVADDDNQYIVLGEDDDVLRGGGGKDTVGSLGGADQLFGDAGNDTVFGGSGNDSLSGGSGTDKLNGGLGIDTALLSGNRADYSIELIGNGQVNLTQQTSGETTRLWDIERLQFDQGDSLTLAHSANEALGQHLISTWLGRDPTAAEAEAIQNWQGEGQVIIDAFLRYLAPASVQALSQEELLAGLADNPNILRLDAIRAVTGSPGDDRAELPTGLGLRIDGSGGHDVLGLNAPRSNLHLEAKNGQLELTRLDDGSMYLLSNIEMLSFSNGDTLVLAHNGVEAIIARLYQGFLGRNATEAEWSAERAYIHSDQADANDLLARFQQQANTANLDDAGYIQQLIQNTLGRAATTAELSTYQTKLTDGSLDRGWLAVELAASEEAAAAITGVMQFDGWV, encoded by the coding sequence ATGGCCAACCCCACATTCTCAAAAACCAGCGGTACCGGTAAAGCAACACTAAACATCTCAACCCATACCACTCCCACCGATTTTTCTGAGGCAATGGTTGTCAACAGTGACGGCTCAATTATTTTGGCAGGCAGTACGGCCAATGCAACCCGGAGCGGTTCTTACAGTTTTGCCCTGGCAAAGTATGCGCCAAACGGCACGCTTTATACGACTTGGGGAACAAATGGCGTCACCGTGCCATTGATTGCTACTGATTCGGGTTTTGGGAATGACCAGATTCGCGCCATGGCCCTTGATTCCGATGGAAAAATCGTCGTTTCCGGCATCAGCTCGAATGGCGCCAATACCGACTTTACCGTTGCCCGATTTAATGCCGATGGAAGCTTTGATACCACATTTAATACCACTGGATATGCACAGATAGCGTTTGATGGAGACACGACAAATAATACGACTAACACAGACGGCGCTAACGATCTCGTCATTCAGCCGGATGGCAAGATTCTGGTTGTTGGATACACCCAAAACGGAACTAGTGATTACGAACTAGCGATGGCTAGATTCAACTCGGATGGAAGTTTAGATAACACGTTTGGCACTGGTGGCAAGGTCATCACGAACACCAGTACTAGCGACCGAATTTATGCGGTTTCACTGGATAGTTTAGGCAATATCTATGTGGCTGCGCCTTATGAGGGAGGTCCGGGTTTTTCTATCGTTAAATACACCAGCGCAGGCGCTATAGAAACAACATTTGGCACCAATGGGGTAGTGCAAACAGATTTTGGTGTCATAGAGTCCGGCCTAGATATCTCCGTAATGTCCGATGACAAGCTGCTTGTATCCGGCCTTACCTTGAATACTACTACTTCAAGATACGATTTTGCCATGGCCAGATACAACGCCAATGGCACACTGGATACAAGCTTTGATACGGATGGCATCCTGACTACAACTAGCGGAACCACCAGGATGGATGACGTTACCCACTACGTTGATACCACCAACGGACATATCTATGTTGGCGGCATGATAATTGTTGATTGGAGCAACAATTCTTACGATTTTGCAATCGTGCGGTACAACTACAACGACGGCAGCCTGGACACCAGTTTTGGCACTGATGGTATCGCCTCTATTGATTTTGCGAATGATTGGGATACATTCAAAGATATAACCGTCTCAGGTGAAAAAATATTGATCACCGGTAGTGCGACAACAACGAACGGTTCTGACATGGCGATTGCCCGCCTGAACGCCGACGGTACCCTGGACACCACCTTTGGCGCAGCCGCCACCGTTAACAGCCTGGACGGTACCCCCAGTTACACCGAAGATGGTGCGGCGGTCATACTCGATGCCGATGTGGAAATCTCCGATGACGACCTCAACGGCACTAACTTTGACGGCACAACCCTGACCCTGGCCCGCAACGGCGGTGCGGCGGCAGAAGATCAATTCTCGGGTGCCGGTATGGTCGCCGGTCAGGCCAGCGGCACGGTCACCGTCTCTTCCACCGATATTGGCACCTATACCTGGACCGGCGGTACCCTGGTAATCAGCTTCAACACCTCCGCCACGCAAGCCCTGGTCAACGAGGCGATGCAGGCCATCGCCTACAGCAATAGCAACGACACCCCGCCGGCCTCGGTGCAAATTGACTGGACCTTTGACGACGGCACCAGTGCGCAAGCGACCGGCAGTACCACCGTAAGTATAACGGCCAGCAACGATGCGCCTACCGTGAGCAATCTCAGCGGTGAAGCCCCCAGTGGCAGGGTCGATGTGGCGACCACGCTCGATGTTGACGGCAACGCGGCCATCAGCGATCCAGATTCGGCCGATCTCGACACCGGCACCCTGACTATCACTACCGCCAGCGGCACCGCCGATGGCAACCTCAGCCTCGATGGTACCAACGCCAAGGCGGGGACTACGGAGGGCGCTGCAGACGGCACACTGGTTGCCGGGGATACGGTCTATGTCGGCACCACCGCAGTTGGCACTGTCGATGGCACCAAAACCGGTCAGGCCGGCGCGGACTTGACCATCACCTTCAACGCCAGCGCCACCCCGAGCCTGATCAGCACCCTGGTGCAGAACCTGGCCTACACCACCGCGACGACCGGGACACGCACATTCGATGTAGCGGTGAGCGATGGCGATGGCGGCACCTCGACCACCTCGACGGTGACCCTGACCGTCAGCCCAGCCCCCACGGTGGTCAACACCGGTGGCGACGCGGTACAGGTCACCGAAGGCGGTGCCACCGACAGCTATACCCTGGTGCTCGACACCGCCCCCACCGACGATGTCACCATCACCCTGACCACGACCAACCAGGTCAGTGTCGATAACAGCACCCTGACCTTCACCACGGCCAACTGGGACACGCCGCAGACCGTCACCGTCACCGCCGTCGATGACAGCATCGGCGAAGGCCCGCACTTCGGTGCCATTACCCACAGCGTCAGCAGCAGCGACGGCGCCTACAATGGCTTGAGTATCGACAATGTCTCGGTGCAGATCGCCGACAATGACCTGCCGGTGGCCAATCCGGCCTACCAGGCGGTGCAAGACAATCCCTTTGACTTGACTGCCTTTGCATACTTCCCCAATCTGACCTTCGTTGATATCGATGGCGATGGCGACCTAGATGCCTTTGGTGGAAACGATAGCCGTCTTTCGGGTACGACGGGCCGTGTCCTGTTTTTTGAGAACATCGGTGACGCTACCAACCCGGCCTTTGCGGCGCCCAGTTCCAACGTCTTCGGTTTGTCTTCATCGACCCTGTACTCCAATGCCTCCCCGACCTTTGGCGATATCGACGCCGATGGTGATCTGGATGCCTTTCTGGGAGATGTCAACGGCTGGTTGCACTATTTTGAGAATACCGGCTCGGCGACCAGCCCCGCCTTTGTTGCGCCGGAAACTGCCAGTCCATACAACCCCTTTAGCCTGCCGAATTCTAGCAGTTACAGCCAACCCGAACTTGTGGATATAGATGCGGATGGAGACCTTGATCTTTTCGTTGGTCTAGATGCCGGTACTACGCTGTATTACGAAAACACCGGCGATGCCAATAGTCCCACCTTCGCCACCACCGCGGTCAGCACGCCGTTCGGGATTCCTGACATCGGCGGCGTGGCATCTGGAGAAGCGGCTTCCCCTTCGTTTGCCGACATCGATGGCGACGGCCTCCTGGATGCCCTGATCGGTGCAGACGATGGCAACCTGTATCTCTTCAAAAATACCGGCAATGCCACCACCCCAGATTTCAGCAGCACCGCCGTTACCAACCCCTTCGGCCTGGCCGATGTCGGCTCCAAATCTACCCCCGCCTTTGCAGACATAGACGGCGATGGCGACCTAGACCTGTTCATCGGGGAATATTACGGCGATGTGCGGTACTACCAGAACGGTGAAACCAAGTACGACCCGGTGTTTGGCACCGGCTCCACCCAGGTCTCGGTCTTCGCCTATCCCGATCTCAATGGCACCGATTCGTCCCCTGGCACAGGCAACGAAAACGCCAACCTGGCCAGTATTGTCCAGAAGATCATCAACGATGGCGGTGACTACACCCTCGACACCTCCATCACCGACTTTGCCGCAACAGACTTTTCTACCAAACTCAACGCCAGCGGCTTCTTCTTCATGACCGACATGGAGAAAGCCGACCCAACCAGCACGGCGTTCCTGCCGACTTCAGCGCAAACCACGATTCGTGATTGGGTCAGCAGCGGCGGCGTTATGATGATGACTGCTACTGGCGGTTCGGATGACACCACTTTTCTGAACAGCATCTTTGGCTGGGATCTGACGACAGAGACTGGGACAACATGGGGCCTCAACACCACCAACGCTGCCGGCACACCCTTCGCGGGCGGCCCGGCCAGCCTGGACAACCCCAGTGCCACGGACGCCATCGGTAAGGGCACCGTATCCAGCTTCAAACCCATATACGGCACTGATGCCAGTGCCACGGTCGCCACCATGACCTACGGCTCGGGCACCGTCATCTTCCTCGGCTACGATTACTACGATTCAGGGTTTGCGGGAACGGGTTTTATCGACAACACCCAGTACACCGTGGATGTGTCCGATGGTTTCGAGAACACCAACGCCTGGGTTACCGAGATGATCCCACGGGCCATGCAGTACTCGGCCAACCTGTCGTCGGGCTACAGCCTGACCCAATCGGGCGCTGCCCTGACCGCCAACGACAGCATCCCGGTATCCGATGCCAATACCACCGATACCGTCAGCGTCAGCGTGACCGCGTTGGCCACGCAACAGAAAGACAGCGGCGGCAACAACGTTGCCTCACACGCCTCCACCCCCGACAACGCCACACTGCTGGCCATGCTCTCCGTCAGCCCCACCCCGGTCATCAACAACAGCAGCACCCAAGGCACACTGAACTGGAGTTTCGACTCTGGCAGCACCACCTTCGGCTACCTTGGTGCCGGCGAACAGTTGGTTCTGACCTACACCCTCACCGCCAATGATGGCGACGGCGGCACCGCCACCAAGGACCTGGAATTCGCCATCAACGGAGCCAACGATATTCCTGTGCTGGCCAACCTTAACGGCGATGCCCCCAGTGGTGCCATTGACACCGTCATCGCCCTGGACGCAGATGGCGATGCCAGCATCAGCGACATCGACTCGGCCGATTTCAACACCGGTACCCTGACCGTCACCACCACCAGCGGCGGCACCACCGATGGTAACCTCAGCCTGGACGGCACCAATGCCAAGGCGGGAGATGCTGAGGGTACAGCCAATGGCACGATCGTCGCGGGTGACAAAGTCTTTGTCGGCGCCACCGAAGTGGGCACCGTTGGCAATACCGATAATGACGGTCAGGGCGGCAACACCCTCACCATCACCTTCAACGCCAGCGCCACCCCGACCGAGGTCAACACCCTGCTGCAAAACCTCAGCTACACCAGCAGCACCGGCGGCACACGAGAGTTCGCCGTGGTCGTCACCGACGGCGACGGCGGCACATCCGCCACCTCCACCGTCAGCCTGACCCTGAACGCCAACACCGCCCCCGAAATCACCAGCAACGGCGGCGGTGAAACGGCAGCGCTCAACGTCACCGAAAACACCACCGCCGTCACCACCCTCACCGCCACTGATGCCGACAGCGACACGGTCACCTACAGCCTCAGCGGCGGCGCAGACCGGGCCAAGTTCAGCATCAATGCCAACAATGGCGTGCTGACCTTTGCTGAGCCCCCCGACTTCGAGACGCCCACCGACAGCGATACCAACAACAGCTACCTCGTTGAAGTCACCGCCAGCGATAGCAACGGCGGCACCGATGTGCAAACACTGGCCGTAACGGTAACCGACGTGGATGAAACCCCGCCAACACCGCCACCACCCCCTCCGGCGCCGGAACCAGAGCCCGAGCCTGAGCCTGAGCCTGAGCCTGAGCCTGAGCCCGAGCCTGAGCCGGAAACCGAGACCGTGGATGGCACCTCGGTCAGCACAACCACCACCAACAACGGCGGCAGCACCACGACCACCACCTCGGTGCCCATTGTCGAGCCGGAGCGCGAGGAAGAGATCGACGCCACACCCCTGGCCGACATCCCCCTGGTGCAGGGTAATGACGGTGAACCCGTGCTGCAGGTCAGCCTGCCGGTGGGCGTGGGCGTTACTGCACAATCGGTCACCGGCACCAATGCCGGCACCCTGCGTGATCTGCTCATTGCCGCTTCCAATCCACGGGTTGACGAGGAGCAGGTGTTTGACGAGATCCTCCAGGCCGGTATCGACGCCTATGTGCCCACGGTGCAGAACGAGCAAGAGGTCACGGTCCGCACCGTAACGTTCGAATCCAACGGCAGCGTACCCACTCAGCCGATACGGGTCACCGGTGCCACCGGCACCGGTGAGGACGACGAACAAAACCCCAACCGCCAGGAGGCCCTGGTGATCGACGTGAGTAACCTGCCCTCGGGCACGGTGATCGAGTTCGACAAGGTCGAGTTCGCCATCATCATCGGCGCGGTTAGGGTTTCGGGGGGCGAGGGCCGCAACTTCGTCGTCGCCGATGACGACAACCAGTACATTGTCCTGGGTGAAGACGATGACGTCCTGCGCGGCGGCGGCGGCAAGGACACCGTCGGCAGCCTGGGTGGTGCGGATCAGTTGTTCGGTGATGCAGGCAACGACACCGTCTTCGGCGGCAGCGGTAACGACAGCCTCAGCGGCGGTAGTGGGACAGACAAGCTCAACGGCGGCCTGGGCATTGATACCGCCCTGCTCAGCGGCAACCGTGCCGATTACAGCATCGAACTCATCGGCAACGGACAGGTCAACCTCACCCAGCAAACCAGCGGCGAGACCACCCGCCTGTGGGACATCGAACGCCTCCAGTTTGATCAGGGCGATAGCCTGACCCTGGCCCACAGCGCCAACGAGGCCCTGGGCCAGCACCTGATCAGCACCTGGCTGGGACGCGACCCGACCGCGGCCGAGGCCGAAGCCATCCAAAACTGGCAAGGCGAGGGACAGGTCATCATCGACGCCTTCCTGCGCTATCTGGCCCCGGCGTCGGTACAGGCCCTCAGCCAAGAGGAATTGCTTGCCGGGCTGGCGGACAACCCCAACATCCTGCGCCTGGACGCCATTCGCGCGGTCACCGGCAGCCCAGGTGACGACCGGGCCGAACTGCCCACCGGCCTGGGCCTGCGCATCGACGGCAGCGGCGGCCATGACGTACTCGGCCTCAACGCCCCGCGCAGCAACCTGCACCTGGAGGCAAAGAACGGTCAGTTGGAACTGACCCGACTGGACGATGGCAGCATGTACCTGCTGAGCAACATTGAAATGCTCAGCTTCAGCAACGGCGATACCCTGGTGCTGGCGCACAACGGCGTCGAGGCCATCATCGCCCGGCTCTACCAGGGCTTTCTTGGCCGCAACGCCACCGAAGCCGAGTGGAGCGCCGAGCGGGCCTATATCCATAGCGACCAGGCCGATGCCAACGACCTGCTGGCCCGCTTCCAGCAGCAGGCCAACACGGCAAACCTGGACGATGCCGGCTATATCCAGCAGCTGATACAAAACACCCTGGGCCGGGCGGCCACCACAGCCGAACTCAGTACCTACCAGACCAAGCTGACCGACGGCAGCCTGGACCGGGGCTGGCTGGCGGTGGAGTTGGCCGCGTCCGAGGAGGCGGCAGCGGCCATCACTGGCGTGATGCAGTTCGACGGCTGGGTGTAG